The DNA sequence TGCACAGACTGACGATTCGTGTCGACCACATCATCAGCATAGTGCGTCCTCCCATTTCTGCACCGCTACCGCCGCGACCGCAGGGCGATGCGCTGGGCAATGGGCCCGCTTTTGGCGCGACGGATCTTCCATGGCCACCCTCACGACCGGCGCTCCCTCGCGCAAAGTGCCGGCCGTGTTCAGTGCCTGGATCCGCCACGCGACCGCGTCGCGGTCGAACAGCGCCACGGGCGGCCTGCTGCCCGGCGGGGCAATCGGGATTCGCGCCGGGACCTCCGAGCGAGCGGATCCGAGGGATTCTTCCGGCCGGCCCCGCACCCTGAGGATTCCTTGCAGTCGCGCGTTACCATGGGGCCCGAATCCCCTCCCCAAGGAGTTGTGCAATGACTCGAAACGCCGGCGGGCGTCCCGTGATTTTCGGAGAGGTGCTGTTCGACAGTTTTCCCGAGGGCGCAGACATCCTCGGCGGCGCACCCTTCAACGTGGCCTGGAACCTGCGCCGCCTGGGGGCCGAACCGCTGTTCGTCGGGGCCGTGGGCGCCGATGCGCTGGGTGACCGGGTGCGCGCGGCGATGGCAGCAGCGGAGCTCGACGCTGCCGCCCTTCAGGTCGTCCCGGATGCCCCGACCGGACGCGTTCAGGTGACCCTGCATGCGGGCGAGCCAAGCTACGAAATCCTGCCTGACCAGGCCTATGATCGCGTCGACCCGGCGGGGCTCCAGCAGGCGGTGCCGGACGCCCCCGCGCTGCTCTACCACGGGAGCCTCGCGTTGCGTGCCGAGCCCAGCCGTTCCGCCTGCGCCTGGCTCGCCGAGCGCGCCCGACTGCGTTTCGTCGACGTGAATCTGCGACGCCCCTGGTACCGCCCCGACTCGGTTCTGGAGTGGTTGCAGCACGCGGACTACGTGAAGCTGAACCGGGACGAGCTGCGCGAACTGGTGGCGGGCACGGACGATGCCGCGCGGGTGGCGACACTGATCGAGCAGGCCGCGATTGGCGGCGCGGTCATCCTGACCGCCGGGGAAGAAGGCGCCGCGATCGTTACGCCGGCGGGGAAGCGGTTCGAAGCGGCGGCGGCGGTGGTCGACGACCTGCGCGATCCGGTCGGCGCGGGCGACGCCTTCGCGAGCGTGGTCATGCTGGGCATCCTGCGGGGGTGGTCCTGGCCGGCCACGCTGGAGCGCGCGCTCGACTTCGCCGCGCGCGTGTGCACGCTGCAGGGTGCGACCACGACCGATCCGTCGTTCTATGCCGCCGCGCGCGAGGCCTGGCGCGACTAGACGCGGTACCGCCGCTCCCCGCCCCCCTGATCGGGGGAGGGGCTTCCCCCGATCGCGTTCGCGCCTCGCGATGACGGGTCGGCCGACCCGTCCCTAGGCAGCCTGTCGGACCTGGGCTGCTAGGCACGCCAGCCGAGGGCTTCGGCCTTGCGGCGGGCGACGCGCGGGATGTCGGCGGCGACGAAGTGCTCGTGCAGCACCTGGACGCTGATCATGTGGTTGATCACCGCGTCGAGCTGAACCTGGGTCGCGACCGGGGTGTCCTCGGCCTCGTGTAGCGCGAACAGGCGGGCAACGCCTTCCGGATCCAGCAGCCCGGCTGCCTCGATTGCTTCCGTCGACAGGTACTGATCCGCCAGCGCCTTCATCGCCGCCCATTTCTTCGGGTCGGTATGCGCCGGCGGGGCCATGAACGCGAACTTCTCGCGCTCGTAGAGCACCCGCGGCAGCAGACCCTTCATCGCCTCGCGCAGCACGTATTTCTC is a window from the Thioalkalivibrio paradoxus ARh 1 genome containing:
- a CDS encoding PfkB family carbohydrate kinase — encoded protein: MTRNAGGRPVIFGEVLFDSFPEGADILGGAPFNVAWNLRRLGAEPLFVGAVGADALGDRVRAAMAAAELDAAALQVVPDAPTGRVQVTLHAGEPSYEILPDQAYDRVDPAGLQQAVPDAPALLYHGSLALRAEPSRSACAWLAERARLRFVDVNLRRPWYRPDSVLEWLQHADYVKLNRDELRELVAGTDDAARVATLIEQAAIGGAVILTAGEEGAAIVTPAGKRFEAAAAVVDDLRDPVGAGDAFASVVMLGILRGWSWPATLERALDFAARVCTLQGATTTDPSFYAAAREAWRD